The Sagittula stellata E-37 sequence GTCGTTCGAATACCTGTCGGCGCAGGACGACGTGGTCGTCATGCAATCCGAACTGGGGTTCGGGGATGCCGTGCTGTACCGGGACCCGGATGGCGTCGAGAGGGAAGACCGCGTCGGCACCTATTTCAAGATCGCGCTGCCGCACCTGTTCTTTGACGGAGCATACGTGGGTTATGTCGACGCGGACGAGTTTCTGCTGCTGCCGCCCGGTGTGACTGCCATCTCGGAGGTCGTGGCACGGCTGAACCGCGAAGGCGCGCCATCAGTCGTGGCCTCGGTGGTCGAGTACTTCCCGGCCTCCGTCTCCGGCCTCAGCGGCGCCGTTCCTCAGACCCTGAACGGATTGTTCGCGGCCTATCCGTACTTCGAGGCGGAAAAGCTGGTCGATCTCATTCCCGGCGCCCAGCCAAGGCTTGTCGGGAAGGCGAAGACAACGCGCCTTTTCAATGCCTTCTCTGTCGAACCCAAAGTGGTTCGAAGCGGCTGGCAACGGGTCTGGATGTCGTCCAGGGCCAAGAAAGCGCAGCGGTTCCAGAAGTCCGCTCGGCACAAGACGCCGCTGGTGCGGCGGGATGCACAGACAAGACTGACCGGTTCGCACTACGCCAATCAGCCGCCGTCATCGGATGTCCTGCTGTGCGTGGCGCATTTCGTTTTCACCGCGCAATTCGCCGAAAAGATCGCCCGGGCGACGGCGTGGGGGGCGCATGCCAACGGGGCTGCCAAGTACCGGTACTACGCGGAACTTCTCGATAAGATGGCCGGTGTGGACGATGGGTTTCTCGACGGGAATTCAGTGGCCTACGAGGGGCCAGAGCAACTCGTCGCGGCGGGCCTCATGCGGTGGTAAGCGCGTATTTCGCCGACGGCCACAGCGTCGCGATTTGCGGAAAACGGACGGCCACGGTTTCGTAGACCGGGCGATAGTGCGCCGCGATCTCGGCCAGCACCTCCTCCGGCACGCCGCTGCCCTTGGCCCGCGCATTGACCGCCTGACCGCCGGCATCCGCGTCGACCGGCACGTGGGCAAACTCGGCCAGTGCGGCGATTCCCTTCGGCGTGAACAGCTCTTCGAACAGGCAGAGATGGCTGTCCCGCGATTCGAAAACCTGCGAGATGGCGGCCATTGTCCGGTCGTAACGTGTGCGTGCCTCCGCCTCTGCGCCGGCGTAGAAGGCAAGAAGCGGCTCGGTGTTGTCTTCGGAGGATGGCAGGCGGCCCTTGGCCATTTCCATGCGCATGTGCGACCGGATGCGATCCACGGGATCGCGCATTGAAAATAGAACCTTGACTGCGATTCCACGCCGATCGAAACCGTCCCTGATCCGGGTCAGAGTCTCGGGCGGCAGGGCTGCGTAAGACGGGCTGATGTCGCCGGTCCGCACGGTGCCGGGACGGTCGAGCAGCCGGGCGAAGTAGTCGAAATACGCGTCTGGGTCCGATTGCAGACGCCAGCGCAGATGTTGGGCCGGCTCCGATGCGCCGACGCCTGTCTTGGCCTTGGCGCGCAGTCGTTCAACAGGGGAACGCGCCGCAACCTTGTAGCGGGCAAAGACGCCGCCCAAGGTGTGCTCCCAGATCTGATATTCCCCCAAACGCCCGAAATCCGAACCTGATTGCCGCGCCAGATAGGCCTGTATCCAGGTAGAGCCGCATTTCTGGCCACCGAGGCCGAGGTAGAATATCGGGGTCATGGCGTCCTCCGGCAGTGTCGGGCGATCAGGGGTTTCAGGTCAGTTGTCCGGCGGCAAGAGGCCCAGGCCACGAAGATACACGCCGATGCCGCTTTCCAGAAGGTCCTCGGGGGGGAAGGGGGACTGTGTGCCCGGCGAGTTTCGGGCGAACAGTTCGACGACACCGTGTGACAAGGCCCAGATATGGGCAGAGAACATCTGCGGCGGCGGGCGTTTTTCCGGCGGGATATGTTGTGACAGTTCGGCGGCGGCGCGTTCCAGGACGCCCCGCGCGCGGGCCGAGATCTGCGCCAGTTCCGGAGAGTGGTTCACGGACACGCCGCTTTCGAACATCGCGATGTAGTGTCCCGGATACCGCCTAGCGAACGCAAGGTAGGCGCGGCCCGTCGCCTCGAACGCCGACAGCGCGGACGGCTGACCCTTGTCGTAGGCGTATTGCATCACGTCGGCGAATATCTCGTAGCCCTGGCGCGCGGCCTCGGCGATCAGGTCTTCGCGGCCCGCGAAATGGCGGTAGACGGCCGCGGGTGTGACCCCGGCCTGCTTGGCCGCCTCCGAAAGGGTGAAGCCGGTCGGGCCCTTTTCTTCGATCAGTTGCAGGGCCGCTTCGACCAGCGCCTGCCGCAGGTTGCCATGATGGTAGCCGCGTTTGCCCATGTTCCGGGGACACCTCCGTTTCTCAGGGACTTAGCCTGCGCAGGGCGGCAGGGAAAGGGTTCAGGCGTCCCAGAGGTCGGGTCCACCGCAAATCGCCGGGTCCGGATGGCCAAGCGCCTGCTGGTCCTTCCTGGAATAGTCGAGATGCGTCAGCACATGACGGATGGCGGACAGGCGAGCGCGTTTCTTATCGTCGGACCTGATGATCGTCCAAGGCGCGCTGGCGGTATGCGTTCGATGCAGCGTCTCTTGGATTGCGGCGGAATAGGCATCCCACCGGCTGAGGCCTTCGACGTCGATCCGGCTCAGTTTCCATTGCTTCAACGGATCGGATTCGCGTTTCAGAAACCGGCGGAGCTGTTCGGCGCGGCCTACGTTCAACCAGATCTTGAAGAGGTGGATGCCTTCGTCGACCAGCATCTTCTCGAAGTCCGGCACCTGTGAAAAGAAATGCTCCCTCTGTTGGGCGGTACAGAACCCGAAGACATGTTCCACGACGCCGCGATTGTACCAGGAACGGTCGAAGAACACGATCTCGCCGGCGGCGGGCAGGTGGTCGACGTAGCGTTGGAAGTACCATTGCGTCGCCTCCCGGTCGGTCGGTTTGGGCAGAGCAACGACACGGGCGCCGCGCGGATTCAGGTTCATGCGGAACCGAGCGATGGTGCCGCCCTTGCCAGCAGCATCGCGGCCTTCGAAGACCATGGCGATGCGATGGCCTTCCTGCTTGGCCCATGCCTGCATCTTGACCAGTTCGATCTGCAGCGCCTCAAGCTCTTTGTCGTAATCCTTGCCGGACATCTGCTCGGCGTAGGGATAGCCCGCATCCAGAATATCTTTCTTGTCCGCCGATGAAATGGACGCCTGCACGTCCTTTGGTGCATCGTTTTCGGCGTATCGTGATATGGCACCGTCGAAAGGCAGGTCTTGAGGCATGATTTCCATCCGTTTCGCTGCCGTGATTATGGCTTTCCGGGTCGAGGATGGCAAACTGCGCCTGCCCGTCGGAACAATCCAGCCAGAACAACCGTTTGCCTTGCGAAGACTACTGGAAAGGCATCCCCTGATGACATACGTCCCCAAACCGGTCGCCGGACTGGTACTTCTCTCGCTTGTCGCGGCCTGTGCACGTCCGCTTCCGCCGGTTTCGGACGGTTCGCAGGTCCAGCCACAGCCGACACCCAACGTGGCGATGACAGAGAACGGGTATCTGGCCGAAGTCGAGGTTCTGCCGCCGGAGCCGCCGCGCAAGCGTCCGCTTCGGCCCGCGACGCGCTCGATGTACATGTCGACGCAGGACAACGGCATGACGATACCTGCCGTACCGGAGAAGTACCTTAGCGAGGAAAAGAAGCGCCAGCTTGTCGACTACTACGCGCCGTATCCGGCCGGCACGATCATCGTCGATCCGGTGGCCACCAAACTGTATCACATTCAGGGCAACGATCGGGCGATGCAGTATACGGTGGCGGTCGGCGCCGCGGGGCGCGCTTTCCAGGGCGAGGCGAAAGTGGCCTATCAGCGCGACTGGCCGACATGGACGCCGACGCAGAACATGATCCGGCGCGAGCCCGAGGTCTACAACCAGTTCAAGGACGGCATGGAGGGCGGGCTGGACAATCCGCTCGGCGCCCGCGCCCTGTACCTCTACCGGAACGGCAAGGATACGCTCTACCGTATTCATGGCACGCGCAGCCCCGCGTCCATCGGGCACGCGGTTTCGTCGGGCTGCATCCGGCTGTTCAACCAGGACATCATCCATCTTGCAGAGCAGGTGAAGAACGGCGCGCGGGTGATCGTGTTGAACGAGAGCGAGACGGGCAAATACCTTCGAGCGCCGTCGGATGTGGTGCAACTGGCCGAGGATGCGATCAACGCGGGCTGAGGTCAGCCCTAGTCTCGCTTCCCGGCGCGTTCAAGCGCGCGCCGGATCGCTTCGACCACGGCTCCTTCACGGACGTGATGCGGCATGTGTCCGATGCCATCCAGCACAGTGAGCCGTGCATGGGGCAACCGCTCCGCCAGCGGTTCGGAGTGGATGTGCAGGCCGACCGTCTTATCGGCGGTCCCATGGACCAGCTCCACCGGCATGGACGATAGAACATCATAGCGCGGTTCCAGCTCGGCGATCTGATCGAGCAGACCTGCGCGGTGCAGGGCATTTGTCCTGAGCGCCGCGCGGCGGATAGTCAAGGGGGCGCCAATGTGGCTGTCGTAGCCGGGGGGCATGTCCTGCGGGTCGAAGACGGATTCCACCGCGCCCTGTACGTAGCCGGACGGAACCCAAGCTGCCTCGAACGGGATGGCGAGCGGCCCAAGGATCGGATGGGAGTTCACCTTGTAGAGCCACGACATGCCGCCGTCCCACGGGTGGGACGGGCTGGCCGTCAGCACGAGGGCAGAGATCGTCTCGGGGAATTCCACGGCCCATGCCAGCGCGACGGATCCACCATAGCTCTGCCCCATCAGCACCGGCTTCTCCAGTCCCAGCGCCCGGCTCGCGGCAGAGAGCAGCGCGGCCTGCTCGACGATGGTTTCACCGCCGTCATGCAGCCGGTCGGTGTAGCCCATGCCGGGCCGGTCGAAGGCTGTGACGCGGAAGTCCTTCGCCAGCCGGTCGACCAGCGAAAAGGTCATGTCGCGCAGGTTGCCCGACATGCCGTGGATCAGGACCACGTCGGGGCCTTCGCCCCTTGTCACGTAGTGCACACGCGTGGTGCCGACCTCGACGAATCGGCCGGACGGCGGAAAGGCGGCTCCTGCCGCGCGCTCGCGCAGACCGGCGCGCAGATGGCTCAGCCCCCACGCCGCCGCAGCGAAAGCCAGAACGTAAGCAGCCCACATCAGCGGTTTCACCTTCCCTCCGTCGTGTCGCTCATGACCCGATGGAGGTCAGCTCGTAAGGTGTGGACTGGTAGATCTGGTTGATCCAGTTGCCGTAAAGGAGATGCGCGTGGCTGCGCCAGCGGTTCTGCGGTGGCTTTGTGGGATCGTCGCCGGGATAGTAATTCGCAGGCACATTGATCGGCTTCCCGGCGGCGACGTCGCGGTCGTACTCTTCCTTCAGGGTGCCGGAATCGTATTCCAGGTGGTTGAAGATGTAGATCGCGCGATGCGCCGGGTCCTCGACAAGGCAGGGACCGGTCGTCTCGCTGTCGATCAGGATGGGCAGGCCGGCGGCAGCGATTTCGCCGCGGTTCATCTCTGTCCACCGGGAGACGGGGATGACCATGTCGTCGGAAAACCCGTTCAGGTAGGGCGACGTCGGGGCCTGGTTGATGTGACGAACCGCACCGAAGGCCTTGGCATCCAGCATGTGCTTGGGCACGCCGTGAAAATGGTAGATCATCGCCATCCCGCCCCAGCACACGCCAAAGGTGGAATGCACATGGGTCTGGGTCCAGTCGAAGACCTGGGTCAGCTCCTCCCAGTAGGTGACCTCTTCGAACGGGAGGTGTTCGATTGGGGCGCCGGTGATGATCAGACCGTCCAGCTTTTCGCCCGAGTCGGCCACCTCGGCGAAGGGGCGATAGAACGCCTCCATGTGCTCGGCCGCGGTGTTCTTGGTCTGGTGCTCCGTCATGCGGATGAGCTGGAAGTCGATCTGCAGAGGCGTCGCGCCGATCAGGCGGGCGAACTGGTTCTCCGTCTGGATCTTCTTCGGCATCAGGTTCAGAAGCCCGATCCGCAGCGGGCGGATGTCCTGCCGCGCCGCCTGTTCCTCGGACATGACCATGACGCCCTCGCGCGTGAGCACGTCGAAGGCGGGAAGGTCCGAGGGCAGGCGGATGGGCATGGGTCTGGTTCCTGAGGGTGATTGCGAGGGGCAGACATAGGCCAAGCCTTGCCGCCGAACAAGGGTTGCGCCGACTCGGGGGCTGTGGCCGTAATTCCTAAGGCGTTTTTCTGGAGGGCATTTGAATGAAGTCTTTTGCAGCGGCGTTATCCGTGGCGCTGGCGATACTGTCCGGCGGGGCGGTGGCACAGACCAATTCCTGCATGGGCAACTGCCTTGCAAGCGAGGGGGACACCCCCAGCTACCACGCCTGCATCCGGCGCCTGTGCAATGCCAACCACGTCCAGCCCTCGACGCATATCCCGACGTGGAACGGCGGGGCGATCCAGGATGGTGCGATCCTCTGGGCGGGGATCGACACGCAGAACGGGCAGTCGGGGCTGTACTACTTCTGCCAGCAGGGCGGGATCAGCGACCTCCTGATCCCCGGGACGCCGCCGGGTCAGCAGACCTTCTACCTGACCGTGGACGGCCAGACGTTCGAAAAGACGTTCCGCACGATCACCAACGGCGTCACGGCGACGGTCGTCCCGGAGGAACCGCTGATCCGCGCGATGCGCGGCGGCAAGGGCGTGGTGATCGAAAGCCAGCGCGGCGGCATGGTCATGGGCCTTCCGCTGATCAATGCCGAAGAGGCGCTGGAGGGCGCTCTGGTCGGCTGCGGATTCATGGCGCCGGACGAACGCCCGCTGGGGGCAGGGGAACGGCAGGACTGACAGGCGGCCATAGACCGGGCCGAAAAAAGAAACCGCCGCAGGATGTGCGGCGGTTTTCGTTTGCAGAACGTTGGCTTGCCTCAGAACGGGATCTCGTCGTCGAGATCGCGGGACGGCGCCCGCGAAGGACCCGAGCCGCCGCGGTCGTCGTAGCCACCGCCGCCGCCACCGTAGCTGTCGCCACCGCCGCCATAGCTGTCGCCGCCACCGCCGTAGGAGCCGCCGCCACCGCTACCGCCGCCATCTCCACGGCCGTCGAGAAGGGTCAGTTCCCCACGGTAGGGGCGCAGGACGACCTCGGTCGAATAGCGGTCCTGACCGGACTGGTCCTGCCACTTGCGCGTCTCCAACTGGCCTTCGATGTAGACCTTCGATCCCTTGCGCAGGTATTGCTCGGCGATCCGGGCCAGCGGTTCGGAGAAGATGGCGACCGAATGCCACTCCGTGCGTTCGCGGCGCTCGCCCGTGTTGCGGTCTTTCCAGTTCTCGGACGTGGCGATCCGCAGGTTGCAGACCTTGCCCCCGTTCTGGAAGGTACGCACCTCCGGGTCGCGCCCGAGATTGCCCACGAGGATCACCTTGTTGACGGAACCGGCCATGTTTCTCCCTCTCGAAACCTAGAATCGCATCGGCGAATGTCTGCCGTTTCTACACGCGGTGCAAAGAGGGGGCAAACAGACCGGACCACAGGGGTTCCGATTGAGCGATTTTTGGGTATAGTCGCGCGCAAAGACCAACAGAACAACACGGCGGCAACGAACAAGGGACGAACTATGGCGGGGGCACGCTTGGGAGTCGGCCTGGGCATTTTCCTGGCGATCACAGCCGGAAGTGCAGGGGCCGAAATTCTTTCGACCAAGAACCGCGCGAACCTTTTCTCCTCGCAGACGGGGGTCTTGGACAATCGCGCAGCACAACAATACAAAAGTTCCGTGCGGCTTCAGCCGCCCAAGGTGGTGACGCCCACTAAGTGGGGTGTCGAAGGTGCCGACAACGGCACCGTCCCGAAGTACCGGGGCCGTTACAACGGCGAATACGCCGTTCTCGCGCGGGTCGCGGCCCAGAAGCACGGTGTCCCAGAGGACCTGTTCCTGCGGCTGGTGATGCAGGAATCGCGGTTCAACCCGAAGGCCCTGTCCCACAAGGGGGCCATCGGGCTCGCGCAACTGATGCCCGCGACGGCCAAGGCGCTAGGCGTGGACCCGCACAATCCGGCCGAGAACCTCGATGGTGGGGCGCGCTATCTGAAGATCCAGTACCGCAAGTTCGGATCGTGGCGGTTGGCGCTCGCGGCCTATAACGCGGGCCCCGGAGCGGT is a genomic window containing:
- a CDS encoding glycosyltransferase family 2 protein; translated protein: MLKVTIEDAGDLARVVHGTVDPSRLTLFSTMKNEMAFLPAWLAHHRSIGFDQFLIWDDASDDGSFEYLSAQDDVVVMQSELGFGDAVLYRDPDGVEREDRVGTYFKIALPHLFFDGAYVGYVDADEFLLLPPGVTAISEVVARLNREGAPSVVASVVEYFPASVSGLSGAVPQTLNGLFAAYPYFEAEKLVDLIPGAQPRLVGKAKTTRLFNAFSVEPKVVRSGWQRVWMSSRAKKAQRFQKSARHKTPLVRRDAQTRLTGSHYANQPPSSDVLLCVAHFVFTAQFAEKIARATAWGAHANGAAKYRYYAELLDKMAGVDDGFLDGNSVAYEGPEQLVAAGLMRW
- a CDS encoding sulfotransferase family protein, with the protein product MTPIFYLGLGGQKCGSTWIQAYLARQSGSDFGRLGEYQIWEHTLGGVFARYKVAARSPVERLRAKAKTGVGASEPAQHLRWRLQSDPDAYFDYFARLLDRPGTVRTGDISPSYAALPPETLTRIRDGFDRRGIAVKVLFSMRDPVDRIRSHMRMEMAKGRLPSSEDNTEPLLAFYAGAEAEARTRYDRTMAAISQVFESRDSHLCLFEELFTPKGIAALAEFAHVPVDADAGGQAVNARAKGSGVPEEVLAEIAAHYRPVYETVAVRFPQIATLWPSAKYALTTA
- a CDS encoding TetR/AcrR family transcriptional regulator, with translation MGKRGYHHGNLRQALVEAALQLIEEKGPTGFTLSEAAKQAGVTPAAVYRHFAGREDLIAEAARQGYEIFADVMQYAYDKGQPSALSAFEATGRAYLAFARRYPGHYIAMFESGVSVNHSPELAQISARARGVLERAAAELSQHIPPEKRPPPQMFSAHIWALSHGVVELFARNSPGTQSPFPPEDLLESGIGVYLRGLGLLPPDN
- the ppk2 gene encoding polyphosphate kinase 2, which produces MEIMPQDLPFDGAISRYAENDAPKDVQASISSADKKDILDAGYPYAEQMSGKDYDKELEALQIELVKMQAWAKQEGHRIAMVFEGRDAAGKGGTIARFRMNLNPRGARVVALPKPTDREATQWYFQRYVDHLPAAGEIVFFDRSWYNRGVVEHVFGFCTAQQREHFFSQVPDFEKMLVDEGIHLFKIWLNVGRAEQLRRFLKRESDPLKQWKLSRIDVEGLSRWDAYSAAIQETLHRTHTASAPWTIIRSDDKKRARLSAIRHVLTHLDYSRKDQQALGHPDPAICGGPDLWDA
- a CDS encoding L,D-transpeptidase yields the protein MTYVPKPVAGLVLLSLVAACARPLPPVSDGSQVQPQPTPNVAMTENGYLAEVEVLPPEPPRKRPLRPATRSMYMSTQDNGMTIPAVPEKYLSEEKKRQLVDYYAPYPAGTIIVDPVATKLYHIQGNDRAMQYTVAVGAAGRAFQGEAKVAYQRDWPTWTPTQNMIRREPEVYNQFKDGMEGGLDNPLGARALYLYRNGKDTLYRIHGTRSPASIGHAVSSGCIRLFNQDIIHLAEQVKNGARVIVLNESETGKYLRAPSDVVQLAEDAINAG
- a CDS encoding alpha/beta fold hydrolase, with amino-acid sequence MKPLMWAAYVLAFAAAAWGLSHLRAGLRERAAGAAFPPSGRFVEVGTTRVHYVTRGEGPDVVLIHGMSGNLRDMTFSLVDRLAKDFRVTAFDRPGMGYTDRLHDGGETIVEQAALLSAASRALGLEKPVLMGQSYGGSVALAWAVEFPETISALVLTASPSHPWDGGMSWLYKVNSHPILGPLAIPFEAAWVPSGYVQGAVESVFDPQDMPPGYDSHIGAPLTIRRAALRTNALHRAGLLDQIAELEPRYDVLSSMPVELVHGTADKTVGLHIHSEPLAERLPHARLTVLDGIGHMPHHVREGAVVEAIRRALERAGKRD
- a CDS encoding homoserine O-succinyltransferase; this translates as MPIRLPSDLPAFDVLTREGVMVMSEEQAARQDIRPLRIGLLNLMPKKIQTENQFARLIGATPLQIDFQLIRMTEHQTKNTAAEHMEAFYRPFAEVADSGEKLDGLIITGAPIEHLPFEEVTYWEELTQVFDWTQTHVHSTFGVCWGGMAMIYHFHGVPKHMLDAKAFGAVRHINQAPTSPYLNGFSDDMVIPVSRWTEMNRGEIAAAGLPILIDSETTGPCLVEDPAHRAIYIFNHLEYDSGTLKEEYDRDVAAGKPINVPANYYPGDDPTKPPQNRWRSHAHLLYGNWINQIYQSTPYELTSIGS
- the ssb gene encoding single-stranded DNA-binding protein; the protein is MAGSVNKVILVGNLGRDPEVRTFQNGGKVCNLRIATSENWKDRNTGERRERTEWHSVAIFSEPLARIAEQYLRKGSKVYIEGQLETRKWQDQSGQDRYSTEVVLRPYRGELTLLDGRGDGGGSGGGGSYGGGGDSYGGGGDSYGGGGGGYDDRGGSGPSRAPSRDLDDEIPF
- a CDS encoding lytic transglycosylase domain-containing protein, which gives rise to MAGARLGVGLGIFLAITAGSAGAEILSTKNRANLFSSQTGVLDNRAAQQYKSSVRLQPPKVVTPTKWGVEGADNGTVPKYRGRYNGEYAVLARVAAQKHGVPEDLFLRLVMQESRFNPKALSHKGAIGLAQLMPATAKALGVDPHNPAENLDGGARYLKIQYRKFGSWRLALAAYNAGPGAVEKHKGVPPYRETKNYVKVIWGS